In Nostoc sp. UHCC 0926, a single genomic region encodes these proteins:
- a CDS encoding SnoaL-like polyketide cyclase, translating into MSATQSNNLPLWVQHRDKVIAESTDVEWREKTPPDYSRSNENLAQESNYNHLEGTLEAIVQNLVRTFEMEVSFKANPQQWLSIVNDKFRVSTNGGVEYTAADVSAQGTYNLFMADSEHYKASEETFESSGKVFYTTFPQGFPWEVVEVFSGPPNVTFKWRHWGHFNGEYKGHAPTGETIEIIGMSIAKVTDDLKVISLEHYFDNSLFLEKLTSGGKQTNAENQRSACPFSSLFKKFQKS; encoded by the coding sequence ATGAGCGCAACACAATCTAACAACTTACCGCTTTGGGTACAGCATCGGGATAAGGTAATAGCAGAAAGCACTGATGTCGAGTGGCGCGAAAAGACACCGCCTGATTATTCCCGTTCAAACGAGAATCTCGCCCAAGAAAGTAACTACAATCACCTTGAAGGTACACTGGAAGCGATCGTGCAAAACTTAGTACGAACCTTCGAGATGGAGGTATCCTTCAAAGCTAACCCGCAACAGTGGCTGTCTATTGTGAATGACAAGTTTCGTGTGAGTACCAATGGTGGAGTAGAGTACACAGCAGCAGATGTATCAGCCCAAGGTACTTACAATTTATTTATGGCTGATTCAGAACATTACAAGGCTTCAGAAGAAACCTTTGAATCATCCGGAAAAGTCTTCTATACAACATTTCCTCAAGGATTTCCTTGGGAAGTGGTGGAAGTTTTCTCAGGGCCACCAAATGTGACATTCAAGTGGCGGCATTGGGGACATTTTAACGGAGAATATAAAGGCCATGCACCGACTGGAGAGACGATAGAAATTATCGGCATGAGCATTGCAAAAGTTACCGATGACTTAAAGGTTATTTCCTTAGAACACTACTTTGACAATAGTCTGTTCTTGGAAAAGCTAACATCTGGTGGCAAACAAACAAATGCTGAAAATCAGCGAAGTGCTTGTCCCTTCAGTTCTTTGTTCAAGAAATTCCAAAAAAGTTAG
- a CDS encoding MgPME-cyclase complex family protein, translating into MQTYYYVLASQRFLLQEEPIHEVIKERTRHYHEQEKQIDFWLVQQPAFLETPQFTELKAKCPQPAVAIISTNPQFITWLKLRLEYVITGEFQAPSETIPDALASLATVS; encoded by the coding sequence ATGCAAACATACTATTACGTTTTGGCCAGTCAACGCTTTCTTCTCCAAGAAGAACCGATACACGAAGTTATCAAAGAGCGCACCCGTCATTACCACGAACAAGAAAAACAAATAGACTTTTGGTTGGTTCAGCAACCAGCTTTCTTGGAAACACCGCAGTTTACAGAGCTAAAGGCGAAATGTCCCCAACCAGCAGTAGCAATTATTTCCACTAATCCTCAGTTTATTACTTGGTTAAAACTGCGTTTAGAGTACGTCATCACTGGAGAATTTCAGGCTCCTTCTGAAACAATACCCGATGCCTTGGCATCGCTTGCTACTGTTTCCTAA
- a CDS encoding protein kinase domain-containing protein, whose translation MPINTVLRNHYKIVGLLGSGGFGDTYLAEDLDLPNKPRCVVKHLKPKTSDATVLPIARRLFENEAEVLYRLGNLSKQIPKLFAHFEENGEFYLVQEFVDGRDLSTEIIPDQPWGEAQVVQLLQEILEVLVVVHQQNIIHRDIKPQNLMRRRKDGKIMLIDFGAVKEIKGLAQNTQGRVTSTIIIGSNGYMPNEQASSKPRLSSDIFAVGIVAIQALTGRIPQEFPEDANGEIIWRHWTNVSDRLADILTKMVRYNFSQRYQSAAEALEALVSSTSPTRIVASTYLVSPVKPKSTNRGIFGFNRIVLAGTVIGAGVVAMLALAYFPKQQSPQITEKTDFPKQQSPQITEKTEQFTSLPCSSEPTSPPSSTKPDIKFPDGTQYYGAKDKNSKLSGKGVMIFKNGSRYDGEFKNNQRNGCGIFLYPPSSSSYKYNYVGQFVNDKFEGLGKIRWKDGNEYRGNFKAGTCEGQGVFQFADGSFKSGIWQNGKLPGSNLSCI comes from the coding sequence ATGCCGATAAATACAGTTCTCCGCAACCACTATAAAATCGTAGGGCTTTTAGGAAGCGGTGGGTTCGGTGATACCTATTTAGCTGAAGACTTAGATTTGCCTAACAAGCCCAGGTGTGTTGTCAAACACTTAAAACCGAAAACCTCCGATGCAACAGTTTTACCAATCGCTAGACGATTATTTGAAAATGAGGCAGAAGTTTTATACCGCTTAGGTAACCTGAGCAAGCAAATACCCAAATTATTCGCTCATTTTGAAGAAAATGGGGAATTTTATCTAGTACAAGAATTTGTGGATGGACGTGACTTGTCTACAGAGATAATTCCTGACCAGCCGTGGGGTGAAGCTCAAGTAGTTCAACTGTTGCAGGAAATTCTTGAAGTTTTAGTAGTGGTACATCAGCAGAATATTATCCACCGAGATATCAAGCCGCAAAACTTGATGCGTCGGCGCAAGGATGGCAAGATTATGCTGATTGACTTTGGAGCAGTTAAAGAAATTAAAGGTTTGGCACAAAACACTCAAGGTCGAGTGACTTCGACTATTATCATTGGCTCCAATGGTTATATGCCTAATGAACAAGCTAGTTCCAAGCCAAGGTTGTCTAGCGATATCTTTGCAGTCGGGATTGTTGCTATTCAAGCTTTGACAGGTAGAATACCTCAAGAATTCCCAGAAGATGCAAATGGCGAAATTATCTGGCGTCATTGGACAAATGTCAGCGATCGCCTAGCTGATATCTTAACAAAAATGGTGCGTTACAACTTTAGCCAACGCTACCAGTCAGCAGCAGAGGCGTTAGAAGCACTGGTGTCCTCAACATCTCCGACTCGCATCGTAGCTTCAACTTATTTAGTTTCTCCTGTAAAGCCAAAATCAACAAATAGGGGGATATTTGGATTTAATCGGATAGTTTTAGCTGGAACTGTAATCGGAGCAGGAGTAGTGGCGATGCTTGCATTAGCTTATTTTCCCAAACAGCAATCTCCCCAAATAACAGAAAAAACTGATTTTCCCAAACAGCAATCTCCCCAAATAACAGAAAAAACTGAACAATTTACTTCACTACCTTGCAGTTCGGAACCAACTTCACCTCCCTCAAGTACAAAACCCGATATAAAGTTTCCAGATGGTACTCAATATTATGGGGCTAAAGATAAAAATAGCAAACTATCTGGCAAAGGAGTAATGATATTTAAGAATGGTAGTCGATACGATGGAGAATTCAAAAATAATCAGCGCAATGGTTGTGGCATATTTTTATATCCCCCAAGCAGCAGTTCTTATAAATATAATTATGTAGGTCAATTTGTCAACGATAAATTTGAGGGGCTGGGAAAAATTAGATGGAAAGATGGTAATGAGTATCGAGGCAATTTTAAAGCTGGGACATGTGAAGGCCAAGGAGTATTTCAATTCGCAGATGGCTCTTTTAAGAGTGGAATTTGGCAGAATGGAAAATTGCCAGGAAGCAATTTGTCATGTATATAG